Below is a window of Streptomyces sp. NBC_01429 DNA.
GTCGGGGTCAACGCCCTGATCGCGCGGCGCCGTTCCCGCAAGGAGGCCGGCCGATGACCGCGCTCGCCGCACCGCCGACCCCGCCCACCGAGCCCGCCGGGGACACGGACCGGCCGAAGCCGCCCGGCCGCCGGAGCCGGGCCGGGCGCACCCAGCACGGCGGGAAGCTCTCGTATGTGATCCTGGCCGTCGCGCTGCTGTTCTCCGCGTTCCCGTTCTACTGGACGATCGTGGCGGCCAGCCGCTCCAACGCCGATCTGGCGAAGGTGCCGCCGAGTCTGCTGCCGGGACCGAACCTGATCGGCAACTTCGAGGCGGTGCTCGAACAGGCCGATATCGGCAAGGCGTTGCTCAACTCGCTGATCGTGTCGGGCTCGATCACGGTGGGTACGGTGCTGTGCTGCACCCTGGCCGGGTTCGCCTTCGCCAAGCTGCGCTTCCGGGGCCGGGGCGCGCTCCTCGCCATCACCATCGGCACCATGATGATCCCGCCGCAGCTCGGGGTCATTCCGCTGTTCATGCTGATCGCGGAGCTCCAGTGGGTGAACCAGCTCCAGGCCGTCATCCTGCCCGGACTGGTCTCCGCCTTCGGGGTGTTCTTCATGCGGCAGTACCTGGTGCAGTCGCTGCCGGACGAGCTGATCGAGGCGGCGCGGGTGGACGGCGCCTCCACCGCGCGGATCTTCTGGTCGATCGTGGTGCCCATCGCCCGCCCGGGGATGGCCGTACTGGGCATGCTCACCTTCATGGCCGCGTGGAACGACTTCTTCTGGCCGATCATCGCGCTCTCCTCGCAGAACCCGACCGTTCAGGTGGCGCTGCGCCAGCTCGGCGGCGGCTATGTGCACGACCAGTCCGTGATCATGGCGGGCACGCTGCTCGGCACGCTGCCGGTACTGCTGGTCTTCGGGCTGCTCGGACGGCAGATCGTCGGCGGCATCATGCAGGGCGCCGTCAAGGGCTGAGGGTCCGTCACCGCTCCGTCCCTGTTTCCCCCCTACGTTCCCGCCACTCGTTCCGCCTCTTCTCACAGGAGTTCCTTCCACATGACCGCTGTCGACGCACGTTCCCCGATCGCCACGGAGCTGCGCTTCCCGCGCGGTTTCCGCTGGGGGACCGCCACCGCCGCGTACCAGATCGAGGGCGCCGCCGCCGAGGACGGCCGTACCCCGTCCATCTGGGACACCTTCAGCCGCGTCCCCGGCCGGGTGCGCAACGGTGACACCGGCGACATCGCCGCCGACCACTACCACCGGCTGGACGAGGACATCGCGCTGCTCAAGGAGCTGGGCGTCACGGACTACCGCTTCTCGGTGGCCTGGCCGCGGGTCCAGCCGACGGGACGCGGACCGGCCGTGCAGCGGGGGCTGGACTTCTACCGGCGGCTGGTGGACGGGCTGCTCGCGGCGGACATCACGCCGGTCGCCACCCTCTACCACTGGGATCTGCCCCAGGAGCTGGAAGACGCGGGCGGCTGGCCGCAGCGCGAGACGGCGCAGCGGTTCGCCGAGTACGCGCGGATCACGGCCGAGGCGCTGGGCGACCGGGTGACGACGTGGACCACGCTCAACGAGCCCTGGTGCGCGGCGTTCCTCGGGTACGCGTCCGGCGTGCACGCCCCGGGCCGCACCGACCCGGCCGCCGCGCTGCGCGCCGCGCACCACTTCAATCTGGCGCACGGTCTGGCCACCCGGGCGCTGCGCGAGACGCTGCCGGCGAAGGCCGAGGTCTCGCTGACCCTGAATCTGCACTCGCTGCGTCCGCTGACGGACTCGGCGGCGGACCTGGACGCGGTGCGCAGGATCGACGCGGTGGGGAACCGGATCTTCCTCGATCCGGTGTTCCACGGGCGGCTGCCGGAGGACCTGGTCGAGGACACCGCCTCGGTGACGGACTGGTCGTTCGTGCGGGACGGCGATCTGGAGACGATCTCGGCGCCCATCGACTCGCTGGGGATCAACTACTACTCCCCCACGGTCGTCGCGGCGGCCTCCCCCGGCGAGCCCGCCGGGGACACGGAGGAGGCGTCGCCGTGGCCGGGCGCGGAGGGCCGCGTGCGCTTCCTCCCCGCGCCGGGTCCGCGCACCGCGATGGACTGGCCGGTCGACGCGGACGGGCTGTACGAGCTGCTGACGCGGCTGCGCGACGAGCTGCCCGGCACCCCGCTGATGGTCACGGAGAACGGGGCCGCTTACGACGACTACGCCGACCCGTCCGGCGCGGTCCACGACCCGGAGCGGGTGGAGTATCTGCGCGGGCATCTGACCGCCGTCCACCGGGCGATCGGCGACGGCGCGCCGGTGCGCGGCTATTTCCTGTGGTCGCTGCTGGACAACTTCGAGTGGGCGTACGGGTACAGCAAGCGGTTCGGCATCGTGCACGTCGACTTCGCGACGCAGCGCCGCACGGTCAAGGACAGCGCGCGCTGGTACGCGGAGGTCGTCGGCCGCGGCGGTCTCGGTCTCGGCTGACGAGTCGCGCGTACCGGAATGGCCGGGCGGCGCGGACCGGTGCTCAGCCCCGGTCCGGGCCGCCCTGGCCGTCGGGGCCACCCGGGTCCTGGTGGTGCGGGGCCCGGGGGTGGCGCAGCCGTAGCCAGACGTCCCTGGCCCGGCGCCCCGCCTCCGTACGGCTGTGCGCGACGAGCCGGCGGGCCTGTTCCTCGTCCTCCACCATCGGCCCGGAGCCGCGCAGCGGCCTGCCGGCGGTCTCGTGCAGGAAGAGGGTGGAGACGAAGCCGATGACGCCCGCGACCATCAGGTAGTACGCGGGCACCATGTCGTTGCCGGTCAGTTCCACCAGGCCGGACGCGAACAGCGGTGTCGTACCGCCGAAGAGCGATACGGAGATGTTGAAGGAGATCGACAGGGCGCCGTAGCGCAGCCGGGTGGGGAAGAGCGCGGGCAGGGTGGACGCGGACGTACCGGCGAAGGACACCAGGAGCAGCCCGAGGATCAGGCAGCCGAGGGCCGACAGCACGATGCCGCCGGTGCGGATCAGCAGGAACGCGGGTACGGACAGCACGACCAGCGCGATACTGCCCGCCATGAAGACGGGGCGCCGGCCCCACCGGTCGGAGGTGCGGCCCACGGT
It encodes the following:
- a CDS encoding carbohydrate ABC transporter permease; translated protein: MTALAAPPTPPTEPAGDTDRPKPPGRRSRAGRTQHGGKLSYVILAVALLFSAFPFYWTIVAASRSNADLAKVPPSLLPGPNLIGNFEAVLEQADIGKALLNSLIVSGSITVGTVLCCTLAGFAFAKLRFRGRGALLAITIGTMMIPPQLGVIPLFMLIAELQWVNQLQAVILPGLVSAFGVFFMRQYLVQSLPDELIEAARVDGASTARIFWSIVVPIARPGMAVLGMLTFMAAWNDFFWPIIALSSQNPTVQVALRQLGGGYVHDQSVIMAGTLLGTLPVLLVFGLLGRQIVGGIMQGAVKG
- a CDS encoding GH1 family beta-glucosidase translates to MTAVDARSPIATELRFPRGFRWGTATAAYQIEGAAAEDGRTPSIWDTFSRVPGRVRNGDTGDIAADHYHRLDEDIALLKELGVTDYRFSVAWPRVQPTGRGPAVQRGLDFYRRLVDGLLAADITPVATLYHWDLPQELEDAGGWPQRETAQRFAEYARITAEALGDRVTTWTTLNEPWCAAFLGYASGVHAPGRTDPAAALRAAHHFNLAHGLATRALRETLPAKAEVSLTLNLHSLRPLTDSAADLDAVRRIDAVGNRIFLDPVFHGRLPEDLVEDTASVTDWSFVRDGDLETISAPIDSLGINYYSPTVVAAASPGEPAGDTEEASPWPGAEGRVRFLPAPGPRTAMDWPVDADGLYELLTRLRDELPGTPLMVTENGAAYDDYADPSGAVHDPERVEYLRGHLTAVHRAIGDGAPVRGYFLWSLLDNFEWAYGYSKRFGIVHVDFATQRRTVKDSARWYAEVVGRGGLGLG